Proteins co-encoded in one Arachis hypogaea cultivar Tifrunner chromosome 13, arahy.Tifrunner.gnm2.J5K5, whole genome shotgun sequence genomic window:
- the LOC112737514 gene encoding dirigent protein 23, with protein sequence MAAIKPFSITTLLLMIFITMTMISQTSSKKSNQSNQVFYLHDVTNGPNATVAQIVGITGKVWSYNTFGTFIMVDDPITLTPNQYAVQVGRAQGTISVASMDGSTVIIVLSFVFNNVQYNGSTLELQGASRQRENSREISVVSGTGRFRFVKGYAVFETVSYDPTTTRSLIRVNVTIN encoded by the coding sequence ATGGCAGCAATCAAACCCTTCTCCATCACAACATTATTGCTTATGATATTCATCACCATGACCATGATTTCCCAAACAAGTTCGAAAAAAAGCAACCAATCAAACCAAGTGTTCTACTTGCACGACGTTACCAACGGGCCTAACGCAACCGTTGCCCAAATCGTCGGCATCACCGGAAAAGTTTGGTCGTACAACACATTTGGTACCTTTATCATGGTGGACGATCCAATAACCCTAACACCAAATCAATACGCAGTTCAAGTTGGAAGAGCTCAAGGAACTATTTCAGTGGCATCAATGGACGGTTCAACTGTGATTATTGTTCTTTCATTTGTGTTCAACAATGTGCAATATAATGGCAGTACTTTGGAGCTTCAAGGCGCGAGTCGTCAGCGCGAGAATTCCAGAGAGATTTCAGTGGTTTCCGGCACCGGAAGGTTCCGATTTGTGAAGGGATATGCTGTCTTTGAAACTGTTTCCTATGATCCTACAACTACTCGCTCTCTTATTCGTGTTAATGTCACCATAAATTAG
- the LOC112737515 gene encoding uncharacterized protein: MLQLLYAAIFGEMLLIMVLLFKTPLRKLLILTLDRLKRGRGPIVVTTVGATLVVVLASSLYSMAKIQRRTAEAGVVNPTEQVLMSKHLLEASLMGFVLFLSLMIDRLHHYIRELRMLRKTMEAVKKQGRSFEDGKSTTTSEDHRALTEEIATLKARIKNLETESEAKGSKAKSLESEVEALKKQSEGFLMEYDRLLEENQNLRSQLEAIDQSSLHAENKKNM; this comes from the exons ATGTTGCAGCTACTCTACGCCGCGATCTTCGGCGAAATGCTTCTGATCATGGTTCTCCTTTTCAAGACCCCACTCAGGAAGCTCCTCATCCTCACCTTGGATCGCCTCAAGCGCGGCCGTGGCCCCATCGTCGTCACCACCGTCGGCGCCACATTGGTCGTCGTCCTCGCTTCTAGCCTCTACAGTATGGCCAAGATCCAACGCCGTACCGCTGAGGCCGGTGTTGTCAATCCCACCGAACAAGTCCTCATGTCCAAGCACCTTCTCGAAGCTTCTCTCATGG GGTTTGTGCTTTTCCTCTCCCTCATGATAGATAGGTTGCACCATTACATAAGAGAGCTTCGCATGCTCCGAAAGACCATGGAGGCTGTTAAGAAACAAGGCCGAAGTTTCGAGGACGGTAAAAGCACCACCACCTCTGAGGATCATAGAGCGCTGACCGAAGAAATCGCGACATTGAAGGCCCGAATCAAGAATTTGGAAACCGAAAGCGAAGCAAAAGGAAGTAAGGCTAAGTCTTTGGAATCCGAAGTAGAGGCTCTGAAGAAGCAATCCGAAGGGTTCCTTATGGAATATGATCGCCTCTTGGAAGAAAATCAGAACCTTCGGAGTCAGTTGGAGGCCATTGATCAAAGCTCTTTGCATGCTGAGAATAAGAAAAATATGTGA